The following DNA comes from bacterium.
ATGACGTTGCTGCTGCCTCTTGGGCAACCGGTTATAGCTCTAAGACCGGCTACTTTTGCGGCATTCAACTAGCCACCTATAACTTCGGGCAAGGCCGCTTCGTGCTCAACACCATGCAAATCCTCGAATACTTGGGCGAGCACCCGGCTGCCGACAGGCTAATGCTGAACCTAATCAAATACGCCCGATCCTCAGGCCCATTGGCTGAACTACCAAGCGACATGGATGCACGATTAAAGGCAATCAATTATGTTTAGTAAACATTACCATCAGGAGAGGGCACTATGACAACATTGACATCGGTTCAGATACTTAATGGAGACTGGTTCATCACTACCGACCCCGACAATAGAGGTAAAGAGGCCGGCTGGTTTAATACGATCCCAACTGATGTTAAACCAGCGCTTGTGCCTGGGGTCATCCAGCAGGTCTTTCCGGCTTATCACGGTTTGGTTTGGTACTACCACAGCTTCCGTCCTGATCAAAAAGCATCAGCCAATGAACGCGTACTGCTTCGTTTTGGGTTGGTCGATTATATTTGTGAAGTCTGGCTGAACGGCAAGACGGTCGGTGGGCATGAGGGGGGCGAACTGCCTTTCACCTTAGATGTGACCGATGCGATTCGCTTTGAGGCAGACAATATGCTGGCCATTCGAGTTTTGAACCCAGCCAAGGAACCGATCGACGGCATTAACTGGGCAAATACGGCTCACGGGTTCAAGCGCATCGAATTCTGCTGTGGGGGTGCTTTTCAGTCGGGCGGAATCATGGCTGATGTTGAATTGCTTGTAGTACCTTCCGTACGCGTAGTCGATGTGTTCGCGAAACCGAACCTCGCTGATGGAACTGTCAATGTCCTGATTACTGTTCAAAACGACACCAAAGCGCCAGTGAAGGGCGACTTGGCTGTTGCTGTTAGCCCAGAGCGGACGGGAGAAACGCTTATTTCAGGTAGCTGCTCAGGCATGTTTTCACCCGGCGAAAGCGAGCAACAAATCACCCTTCAAGTTAGCCAACCACACCCTTGGAGTGTGGACGATCCTTATCTTTACGGTGTTTCGATTGATATGACGGCGGGTGACTTCTATCATAGAGCGAAAGTGCGTTGCGGATTCCGCGATTTTCGAGTGGTAGACGGCTTTTTCTATCTGAACGGCAAACGTATTTTCTTGAAAAGCGCCCATACGGCTAACGATTTCCCCATGGGACAGCATATCACCGATGACCCCGAACTGATGCGACGTGAGATAGTGAACGCGAAGGCTACGGGGTTCAATTGCCTTCGCTTTATCGGAACTATGCCGCGTCCCGATCAACTGGATATCGCCGATGAGATCGGCTTGATGTTCTACGAAGAAAGCTTTTCCGGTATGCCGATGGAAGATTGCCCCGAATTTCAGCGGCGATTTGAGATGGGCATTCTGGGAATGGTCAAGCGCGATCGCAACCATCCCTGTATCGCTGCATGGGGTTTATTGAATGAATGCATCGATAATCATCAATTCCACGCAGCAGTGGCGATCCTTCCCAAACTTCGCGAACTGGATGATACGAGATTGGTTTTCCTCAACAGCGGTCGATGGGATAAGCAGAAGAGCATAACAGGGTCAGTCTCGAATCCAGGCTCAATGAACTGGGATGCTGGATGGGGTACTGAAAGACCGGTTGGTAGTGAGGAACCACCCAGTGATGCGCCAGTGCTTGCCGGTGATATCCACTTCTACCCGCACGTGCCGCAGAATTTAGAAGATCGCGAAATCATCCGCAACCTTGGAAAAGATACACAGCCGGTCTTCCTGTCGGAATACGGCATCGGCAGCATTCTGGATGTCATCCAGGGTACTCGTCTATACGAACAAGCGGGCGCTAACCCTGACCTTGAAGATGCTGTGCTCTTTAGAAACCAGGAAGAATGGCTACGCAAGGACTGGAAGCGTCTCGGCTTTGAGGGAGTCTATCCGTTTGTGCATGATTTTTTACTCGAAAGCGCCCGCAAGCACAACCGCCAGCGCTCGCTATGTTTTGACGCCCTTCGGTCCAACCCGAAAATCGTTGGCCATAACCTCACCAGCACTATGGATAGTTCGTGGACTGGTGAGGGCGTTTGGACCATTTGGCGTAAGTTCAAGCCAGGGGTAGTCGAAGTGCTCAATGACGGCTGGGCGCCATTGCGTTGGTGCCTCTTCGTCGATCCTATCCACGGCTATTTAAATGAGAAGTTTACAGTCGAAGCTGTTATTGCCAATGAAGATGTGCTGGAGCCAGGCGAGTATCCTGTCTGTTTCCGCATCTTCGGTCCCACCGGAATCGCATGGGAGAAACGAACTACCGTCAAAATCCCTGAAAGCAAGCCATTTGCCGTTCCTGTAATTAAAGAAGAAGTTATACTCAACGGCCCCGCAGGCGCTTATACTTTTGCTGCTGAATTGGAGAAAGGCGGATGGGCTCCGGCTAATCGGTTGACCTTCTACCAAACCGATAAGAACTCACTTCCAAAACTCGGTGGAAAAGTGATGCAATGGGGTTTGAGCGCTGAGGCTCAAGGCTGGTTGGCTAAGAATGGCGTGAAGTGTGTTCCTTTCATCGAGCCGAAAGAGCGAGAGGTTATTCTCGTAGGACTACCCGAGGGAGCGACTGCTGCGGATTGGCAAGCGCTGGCCAAAGCGATGGCCCGAGGGTGTTCGGTTGTGTTCCTCAATGGGCTAGCATTCAAAGAAGGGGAAGAAGAGACAGATACCTGGCGTTGGCTGCCGCTCGAAAACAAGGGCAGGGCCTTTAAGTTCTGGGATTGGCTTTATCATAAGGAGTGCGTTGGCAAAGAGCATCCTATTTTCGAAGGCCTGCAGACAAGAGGCATTTTGGACTGGGATTACTACGACCAAGTTATTCCGGTGATATTATTCGATCAACTAGATACCCCCGATGATGTCGCTGTTGCCTCATGGTCAACTGGTTATTGCTCTAAGACCGGCTACATCTGCGGTATTCAATTAGCCACCTACAACTTCGGCCAAGGCCGTTTCGTACTCAACACAATGCAAATCCTCGAGTACTTGGGCGAGCACCCGGCCGCTGACCGCCTAATGCTGAACCTAATCAAATACGCCCGATCATCCGGCCCATTAGCTGAACTACCGAGCGACATGGACGCACGGTTAAAGGCAATCAATTACGTTTAGTAAAGACTAGCTCCTATGGTTGAACCAGTGAAGCTACTCTCTAAACTTAAATGAATACAAATCCGCGTCTCTCATGACGAAACGAAGGCGAATTGGTTTGCCTGCTAGTTGGCTAACATCTTTGCCGGTCTTCCAGGCGACGACTCGGTCGAGTTGGTCACCGAAGATTTCGGGGCTGTCTTTGAGAGTGTAGCCTGGGATCGGACTGCCGTCGGCATCTTGGATTTCTATACGAACATAGCCGGCAACAGAGGTGGAGAAGTTCATTTCCAGTTCCTTGCCTTTGAAGGTAATTGGTTTGGTAGTGAACTCGCCGCCTTTGCCGGTAGCGTTCATCGAGACGAAGCCATCCACTCGAATCACATAACGGCGTAAGTCTGTGTAAGGACCTTGCCATAAATGTTCGGTTGCGTAGATTGAAATTTCATCAGGAGCGCCGGTCATATCTGATTTGGTTTCGATTAGCCCCCATGCTTGACAGTTGTCGCCATAAACCCATTGCGCTTCACTGCGTAAGCCCGGACGGATAAAGGCTTCGAGCCAGCGGTTGAAGACTTTTCCGTCTCGACTGGTCATAAATAAACCATCAGTGAGAGCAGAACCATAACGTGACTGGGTCTTCGAACGCTCCTCTCGCTCCTTAAGCATCGGCAATGCTTTCATCTCCTCGGACCAGCCGCGGTCAAGGTAGCGCATAGGGAATCCCATGTAAATATGCGGCGCGCGGTAGTAAGGGGCCACTGCATTGGTATACAACGCCTCATTAGGCGTGCCGGGATATTCGAGCCACTCACCCTTAGTCCAATTAATAAAGTCGCTTGATGTGGCGGTCTTGATGCCACGTGTTAATTGTTCTATAAAGTCGCGATAATAAGCTCGGTATACCCCTTGTTCGGCATCCCAAAAGGCAGTATTCAAGCTA
Coding sequences within:
- a CDS encoding sugar-binding domain-containing protein, producing the protein MTTLTSVQILNGDWFITTDPDNRGKEAGWFNTIPTDVKPALVPGVIQQVFPAYHGLVWYYHSFRPDQKASANERVLLRFGLVDYICEVWLNGKTVGGHEGGELPFTLDVTDAIRFEADNMLAIRVLNPAKEPIDGINWANTAHGFKRIEFCCGGAFQSGGIMADVELLVVPSVRVVDVFAKPNLADGTVNVLITVQNDTKAPVKGDLAVAVSPERTGETLISGSCSGMFSPGESEQQITLQVSQPHPWSVDDPYLYGVSIDMTAGDFYHRAKVRCGFRDFRVVDGFFYLNGKRIFLKSAHTANDFPMGQHITDDPELMRREIVNAKATGFNCLRFIGTMPRPDQLDIADEIGLMFYEESFSGMPMEDCPEFQRRFEMGILGMVKRDRNHPCIAAWGLLNECIDNHQFHAAVAILPKLRELDDTRLVFLNSGRWDKQKSITGSVSNPGSMNWDAGWGTERPVGSEEPPSDAPVLAGDIHFYPHVPQNLEDREIIRNLGKDTQPVFLSEYGIGSILDVIQGTRLYEQAGANPDLEDAVLFRNQEEWLRKDWKRLGFEGVYPFVHDFLLESARKHNRQRSLCFDALRSNPKIVGHNLTSTMDSSWTGEGVWTIWRKFKPGVVEVLNDGWAPLRWCLFVDPIHGYLNEKFTVEAVIANEDVLEPGEYPVCFRIFGPTGIAWEKRTTVKIPESKPFAVPVIKEEVILNGPAGAYTFAAELEKGGWAPANRLTFYQTDKNSLPKLGGKVMQWGLSAEAQGWLAKNGVKCVPFIEPKEREVILVGLPEGATAADWQALAKAMARGCSVVFLNGLAFKEGEEETDTWRWLPLENKGRAFKFWDWLYHKECVGKEHPIFEGLQTRGILDWDYYDQVIPVILFDQLDTPDDVAVASWSTGYCSKTGYICGIQLATYNFGQGRFVLNTMQILEYLGEHPAADRLMLNLIKYARSSGPLAELPSDMDARLKAINYV